In Polaribacter sp. L3A8, a genomic segment contains:
- a CDS encoding response regulator — translation MKSILNNLLVVEDNTFIGECIVNAAKKNTSIKNIHLTESLQEAISFFDDTNFDLVILDLKLPDGSGIELLKTLKEKKIETRVYVFSVSIELKSYCLKYGVCTFFDKTKDFDKLIEAITAA, via the coding sequence TTGAAATCAATCTTAAATAATTTACTAGTCGTAGAAGACAACACTTTTATTGGAGAATGCATTGTTAATGCAGCTAAGAAAAACACAAGTATTAAAAATATCCATTTAACAGAGTCGTTACAAGAAGCAATCTCTTTTTTTGATGATACTAATTTCGATTTAGTGATACTCGATTTAAAGTTGCCTGATGGAAGTGGTATAGAGTTATTGAAAACACTTAAAGAAAAAAAAATAGAAACAAGAGTTTATGTTTTTTCTGTAAGTATAGAACTTAAAAGTTATTGTTTAAAGTACGGAGTGTGTACTTTTTTTGATAAAACTAAAGATTTTGACAAATTAATAGAAGCCATTACAGCAGCTTAA
- a CDS encoding energy transducer TonB: MDVKKNPKQQLENYSKIFLQIGLVLTLFITYTLIEYKTYERNDLKSLGQANMVDDMKEDIPIIEMQEVKPPPKNTPPPVVEQITIVEDEKEIVETVIESTETDETVGIVVNTDDIIEVEEVEEVVEDIPFILIENVPVYPGCKGNNKELKDCFTKKVTEFFGRKFNINLANELGLQPGKKKLFVIFTINNKGKIANVRARGPHPRLEKEVVEIISALPTMTPGKQRGTPVGVSYSIPITFEVRI, from the coding sequence ATGGACGTTAAAAAAAACCCAAAACAACAGTTAGAAAACTACAGCAAGATTTTCTTACAAATAGGGTTAGTACTAACCTTATTTATTACTTACACCTTAATTGAATACAAAACATATGAAAGGAATGATTTAAAAAGCTTAGGGCAAGCAAATATGGTCGATGATATGAAGGAAGATATTCCTATTATCGAAATGCAAGAAGTAAAACCACCACCAAAAAATACACCTCCACCAGTTGTAGAACAAATTACCATTGTAGAAGATGAAAAAGAAATAGTAGAAACTGTAATAGAATCTACAGAAACAGACGAAACAGTGGGTATAGTTGTAAACACTGATGATATTATAGAAGTTGAAGAAGTTGAAGAGGTTGTAGAAGACATCCCTTTTATCTTAATTGAAAACGTACCTGTTTATCCGGGGTGTAAGGGAAATAACAAAGAATTAAAAGACTGTTTCACAAAAAAAGTGACGGAATTTTTTGGAAGAAAATTTAATATTAATTTGGCTAACGAATTAGGCTTACAACCAGGTAAAAAGAAATTATTTGTAATTTTTACAATTAACAACAAAGGTAAAATAGCAAATGTAAGAGCTAGAGGACCGCACCCTCGATTAGAAAAAGAAGTAGTAGAAATTATTAGTGCTTTACCTACTATGACTCCTGGAAAACAAAGAGGAACTCCAGTTGGTGTTAGTTACAGTATCCCAATTACTTTTGAAGTTAGAATCTAA
- a CDS encoding NAD(P)/FAD-dependent oxidoreductase, which yields MNFDVLIIGGGVSAMQCALVLGSAKNKTFAKDKNIGIIIHQRASHLQDALFNNVLGLPPKTLGKDILITGKKQLSTLYPHVQQIENEKVLSVLNIKNGYQIKTNNATYFSKIVILALNYSKPFTIEGLATFIEPHSSANPSKDRIQLKNTNHLIKDGLYCCGTIAGCRSQFAIAAGSGASVATDILTIWNNNIPTKIHDKV from the coding sequence ATGAATTTTGATGTTCTAATTATTGGTGGTGGCGTTTCTGCAATGCAATGTGCATTGGTATTAGGTTCTGCAAAAAATAAAACTTTTGCTAAGGATAAAAATATTGGCATTATTATTCATCAAAGAGCGTCTCATTTACAAGATGCATTATTTAATAATGTATTAGGTTTACCGCCTAAAACTTTAGGAAAAGATATTTTAATTACTGGTAAAAAACAACTTTCTACCTTATACCCTCATGTGCAACAAATAGAAAACGAAAAAGTTCTATCTGTCTTAAATATTAAAAATGGTTATCAAATAAAAACCAACAATGCTACTTACTTTAGTAAAATTGTAATTCTTGCTTTAAATTATTCTAAACCATTTACAATAGAAGGTTTGGCTACTTTTATAGAACCACATAGCAGCGCAAACCCATCAAAAGATAGAATTCAACTTAAAAACACGAACCACCTAATAAAAGATGGCTTATACTGTTGCGGCACGATAGCTGGTTGCCGAAGCCAATTTGCAATTGCTGCAGGTAGCGGCGCAAGTGTAGCCACAGATATACTTACTATCTGGAACAATAACATCCCTACAAAAATACACGACAAAGTATGA
- a CDS encoding MarC family protein, with translation MNFNFKEAFTAFMVLFAVIDVIGNIPIIIDLRKKAGHIQSEKAAIIAGFIMIVFLFLGQSLLKLIGIDVHSFAVAGAFILFFIALEMILGITLYKDNEDDVNAITASVFPLAFPLIAGPGSLTTLLSLRAEFHIENIIIAVLANVLLIYFVLKTSSKIERIIGPNGIQIIRKIFGVILLAISVKLFATNIKVLFI, from the coding sequence ATGAATTTTAATTTTAAAGAAGCTTTTACTGCATTTATGGTTTTGTTTGCTGTTATAGATGTTATTGGCAATATTCCTATTATTATAGACTTACGAAAAAAAGCTGGTCATATTCAGTCTGAAAAAGCTGCTATAATTGCAGGTTTTATTATGATTGTTTTCTTGTTTTTAGGACAAAGTTTATTAAAATTGATTGGAATTGATGTACACTCATTTGCAGTTGCAGGTGCTTTTATACTTTTCTTTATTGCTTTAGAGATGATCTTAGGAATTACACTTTATAAAGATAATGAAGACGACGTAAATGCTATTACGGCCTCTGTTTTTCCTTTAGCTTTCCCTTTAATTGCTGGTCCAGGTAGTTTAACAACCTTACTTTCTTTAAGAGCAGAGTTTCATATAGAAAATATTATAATTGCTGTTTTAGCCAATGTTCTTTTAATTTATTTTGTATTAAAAACCTCTTCTAAAATAGAACGTATTATTGGTCCAAACGGAATTCAAATAATTAGAAAAATATTTGGTGTAATTTTATTAGCCATTTCTGTAAAATTATTTGCAACAAATATTAAAGTCCTTTTTATTTAA
- a CDS encoding DUF3109 family protein, which yields MFQLGKTIVSEDIIEKDFVCNLSACKGACCIDGDAGAPLEKEETKILEDIYPKVKPFLRKEGIDVIEKEGTWVTSEWGELETPLINGADCAYVIFDEKNTALCAIEEAYNQGEIDWKKPVSCHLYPIRIKDYSEFSAVNYDKWEICDDACTLGKELQVPVYKFVKQALVRKFGQDWYNELEIVAEKHLKNM from the coding sequence ATGTTTCAACTTGGAAAAACTATAGTTTCAGAAGATATTATCGAAAAAGATTTTGTTTGCAATTTATCTGCTTGTAAAGGTGCTTGTTGTATAGATGGCGACGCCGGTGCTCCTTTAGAAAAAGAAGAAACAAAAATTTTAGAAGATATTTATCCTAAAGTAAAACCTTTTTTAAGAAAAGAAGGTATCGATGTTATTGAAAAAGAAGGTACTTGGGTTACCAGTGAGTGGGGAGAATTAGAAACTCCTTTAATTAATGGTGCAGATTGTGCTTATGTTATTTTTGATGAAAAGAACACAGCTCTTTGCGCTATAGAAGAAGCATATAACCAAGGAGAAATAGATTGGAAAAAACCAGTTTCTTGTCATTTATACCCGATTAGAATAAAAGATTACAGTGAGTTTTCTGCTGTAAATTATGATAAATGGGAAATTTGCGATGATGCTTGTACCTTAGGTAAAGAGTTACAAGTACCTGTTTACAAATTTGTAAAACAAGCTTTGGTTAGAAAATTTGGACAAGATTGGTACAATGAATTAGAAATAGTTGCCGAAAAACATTTAAAAAATATGTAG
- a CDS encoding energy transducer TonB: MNNTKKRPTKQLEKFSNLFMQLGLVLVLFVVFVTLEYQTEQKTIVVLKPDKNKIVYVEPDVNVLFTKQPKVVPQVKVIKAAPFIVDEVVKGDNTIIETIIDNTPIEDLVLIDIDKVVEVKIIDNFIEDVDFVSIEDAPVFKGCENLSKKENKICFDKKMKQFVQRNFDVQLANEIGLRSGKHKIQTQFVIDDKGEIVDVKIRTAYKGLEKEALRVIKKLPKFKPGKQNSRTVKVRYNLPIAFRLE; this comes from the coding sequence ATGAATAACACCAAGAAACGACCAACCAAACAATTAGAAAAATTCTCTAACCTTTTTATGCAGTTAGGGCTTGTATTAGTACTCTTTGTAGTCTTTGTGACTTTAGAATACCAAACCGAACAGAAAACAATAGTTGTTCTTAAACCAGATAAAAACAAAATTGTTTATGTAGAACCAGATGTAAATGTTCTTTTTACAAAACAACCTAAAGTTGTGCCTCAAGTAAAGGTTATAAAAGCAGCACCATTTATTGTAGATGAGGTTGTAAAAGGAGATAATACTATTATTGAAACAATTATAGATAATACTCCAATAGAAGATCTTGTTTTAATTGATATAGATAAAGTTGTAGAGGTTAAAATTATAGATAACTTTATTGAAGATGTAGATTTTGTAAGTATAGAAGATGCACCTGTTTTTAAAGGATGTGAAAATTTATCAAAAAAAGAAAATAAGATTTGTTTTGATAAAAAAATGAAACAGTTTGTACAACGTAATTTTGATGTACAGTTGGCAAATGAAATAGGTTTACGTTCTGGTAAACATAAAATACAGACGCAGTTTGTAATAGATGATAAAGGAGAAATAGTCGATGTTAAGATTAGAACAGCTTATAAAGGTTTAGAAAAAGAAGCTTTAAGAGTTATTAAAAAGTTACCCAAATTTAAACCTGGTAAACAAAATAGTAGAACGGTTAAAGTTCGGTATAATTTACCAATAGCTTTTCGTTTAGAGTAA
- the deoC gene encoding deoxyribose-phosphate aldolase produces the protein MKMNQYLDATYLKTASQANLTEEANQQKVVDLLEEAILFDYKLIMIRAKYIPLAKEVLKKGASKTLVGTVIGFHEGTYSSEEKINEAQKAIDLGADELDFVVNYEAFKRGEIDLVTNEITKGIALALENKKVVKWIIEVAALTNKEIIVISSLIKNIVFTVFGEENAENVFVKSSTGFFKTENNLPNGATFDTMKLIVENAKPLKVKAAGGVRDYKTAVKMIGLGVDRIGTSSSKEIVNKEQNSNSGY, from the coding sequence ATGAAAATGAATCAATATTTAGATGCTACTTACTTAAAAACAGCGAGTCAGGCGAATCTTACGGAAGAAGCAAATCAACAGAAGGTTGTCGATTTGCTTGAAGAAGCTATTTTGTTTGATTATAAATTAATCATGATTCGTGCTAAATATATTCCTTTAGCAAAAGAAGTGCTTAAAAAAGGAGCCTCTAAAACTTTAGTAGGTACTGTAATTGGTTTTCATGAAGGGACGTATTCATCAGAAGAAAAAATTAACGAAGCCCAAAAAGCTATTGATTTAGGTGCAGATGAATTAGACTTTGTAGTAAATTATGAAGCTTTTAAAAGAGGTGAAATAGATTTGGTTACCAATGAGATTACAAAGGGAATAGCCCTTGCTTTAGAAAATAAAAAAGTTGTAAAGTGGATAATTGAAGTTGCCGCCTTAACAAATAAAGAAATAATTGTAATTTCGTCCCTAATTAAAAACATTGTTTTCACTGTTTTTGGTGAAGAAAATGCAGAGAATGTTTTTGTAAAATCATCAACAGGTTTTTTTAAAACCGAAAATAATTTACCAAACGGAGCTACATTTGATACAATGAAGTTAATTGTAGAAAATGCAAAACCCTTAAAAGTAAAAGCGGCAGGTGGTGTAAGAGATTATAAAACGGCTGTAAAAATGATAGGTTTAGGAGTAGATAGAATAGGTACATCATCTTCTAAAGAGATAGTTAATAAGGAACAAAACAGCAATTCAGGATACTAA
- a CDS encoding acyltransferase — protein MIEYFAHETAVIDNDCSIGKDTKIWHFSHIMSNCIIGEHCNIGQNVVVSPEVILGKNVKVQNNVSIYTGVICEDDVFLGPSMVFTNVINPRSAIKRKNEYQKTLVKKGASIGANATIVCGNTIGEYAFIGAGSVVTKEVLPFALVVGNPSKQIGWVSEYGHRLEFNKNGIAICKESNQKYQLINNTIIKL, from the coding sequence TTGATAGAATATTTTGCACATGAAACGGCTGTAATAGATAACGATTGCAGTATCGGAAAAGATACCAAAATATGGCATTTTAGTCATATTATGTCTAATTGTATTATTGGAGAGCATTGTAATATTGGTCAGAATGTAGTGGTTTCTCCAGAAGTTATTTTAGGGAAAAATGTAAAAGTGCAAAACAATGTTTCTATTTATACAGGCGTAATTTGCGAAGACGATGTTTTTTTAGGTCCTTCTATGGTTTTTACAAATGTTATAAACCCAAGAAGTGCTATCAAAAGAAAAAATGAATATCAAAAAACTTTAGTTAAAAAAGGCGCAAGTATTGGTGCAAATGCAACCATTGTTTGCGGCAACACTATTGGCGAGTATGCTTTTATTGGCGCAGGATCTGTGGTAACTAAAGAAGTTTTGCCATTTGCATTGGTAGTTGGCAACCCCTCTAAACAAATTGGTTGGGTAAGCGAATACGGTCATCGGTTAGAATTTAATAAAAACGGAATTGCAATCTGTAAAGAGAGCAATCAAAAATATCAATTAATAAACAACACCATTATAAAGTTATAG
- a CDS encoding gliding motility protein RemB — MIKKYVFLVLLFPSILFAQEEKYPIFEACKGVEIQSLKDCFYTQTKKMFFAEFKTPAIAKNESFKGTANTIFSVTAEGEFKLIYVNTPFNEVREEVKRAFMVLPKITPGWYNNHAIEMKFELPISFPIIEASKDSIVDNDGASLEIKKESLLDVVEKKRIADSTFLEHNSKLNIPFTHRSYVDYEFALHKAKGTHTASKPYSYNEIMPYYNITKEKKKFLKPNKETWLGKKVWNEHLLQVKKKDYWLTVDLLFDVQIGKDNSDVAYTFNNSRIVNVNGEIGKNFSFSTTYSESQGRFAEYVNSFITNRAANVRPKNSEGLVPGRGKTKGFKTDSHDYPVAEGYLAYTPNKYMQFQFGNGKNFIGDGYRSFILSDVSSPSTYLKMKVDFWKIQYTNIWMWNTEPSLSAVSDPNEHARKYVAAHYLSINLTDKLNIGLFETAISAGENGIDAGFLNPVLFYRSLEFNRGEDAGNAIIGLTGKYKLNNNISLYSQLVIDEFSVGNVSDLSDWRHKYAYQLGVKYFDAFKVENLFLQLEYNRARPYTFAHRSPILNYGNYSQPLGHLWGANFWEAIAIARYKKDRWSGSAKIIVGKKGFDLEDQAISYGGDIYQSYVNRVGDTGIEIGQGNTANIFIADVQGNYLINPSNNTSLFASLSYRNFSSDTALTSFPSGGNVWFSVGVRADLFNWYFDF, encoded by the coding sequence ATGATAAAAAAATACGTATTTCTAGTTTTATTATTTCCCTCAATATTATTTGCTCAAGAAGAAAAATATCCAATTTTCGAAGCTTGTAAAGGTGTAGAAATTCAATCTTTAAAAGATTGTTTCTATACACAAACAAAAAAAATGTTTTTTGCAGAATTTAAAACTCCAGCAATTGCAAAAAACGAAAGTTTTAAGGGGACTGCTAATACTATTTTTTCGGTTACAGCAGAAGGTGAATTTAAGTTAATTTATGTAAACACTCCGTTTAACGAAGTTAGAGAAGAGGTGAAAAGAGCTTTTATGGTCTTACCAAAAATCACCCCTGGGTGGTATAATAATCATGCCATAGAAATGAAGTTCGAGCTGCCTATTAGTTTTCCTATAATTGAAGCTTCTAAAGACTCTATTGTAGATAACGATGGTGCTAGTTTAGAAATTAAAAAAGAAAGTTTATTAGATGTTGTAGAAAAAAAGAGAATTGCAGATTCTACGTTTTTAGAACATAATAGTAAACTGAACATTCCTTTTACACATAGAAGTTATGTAGATTATGAATTCGCTTTACATAAGGCAAAAGGTACGCATACGGCCTCTAAACCTTATTCGTACAATGAGATAATGCCGTATTATAACATAACAAAAGAGAAGAAAAAGTTTTTAAAACCAAATAAAGAAACTTGGTTGGGTAAAAAAGTTTGGAATGAACATTTATTACAAGTTAAAAAGAAAGATTATTGGTTAACGGTAGATTTATTGTTTGATGTTCAAATAGGAAAAGACAATTCTGATGTAGCCTACACTTTTAATAATTCTAGAATTGTAAATGTGAATGGAGAAATTGGAAAGAATTTTTCATTTTCTACCACGTATTCCGAGAGTCAAGGTAGGTTTGCAGAATATGTAAATAGTTTTATAACAAATAGAGCAGCCAATGTAAGACCTAAAAATTCTGAAGGATTGGTTCCTGGTAGAGGTAAGACAAAAGGATTTAAAACAGATTCTCACGATTATCCGGTTGCAGAAGGTTATTTAGCATACACACCAAATAAGTATATGCAGTTTCAGTTTGGTAATGGTAAAAACTTTATTGGAGACGGATATAGATCTTTTATTTTATCAGATGTTTCATCGCCATCTACGTATTTAAAAATGAAGGTTGATTTTTGGAAAATACAATACACCAATATTTGGATGTGGAATACAGAGCCCTCTTTAAGTGCAGTTTCAGACCCAAATGAACATGCAAGAAAATATGTTGCTGCTCATTATTTAAGTATCAACCTAACAGATAAGTTAAATATAGGTCTTTTTGAAACTGCAATATCTGCAGGAGAAAACGGAATAGATGCAGGTTTTTTAAACCCTGTTTTATTTTATAGATCTTTAGAGTTTAATAGAGGAGAAGATGCCGGTAATGCCATTATTGGTTTAACTGGTAAGTATAAATTAAATAATAATATCTCTTTATATTCTCAATTAGTAATAGATGAGTTTTCTGTTGGTAACGTAAGTGATTTAAGTGATTGGAGACATAAATATGCCTATCAATTAGGTGTAAAATATTTTGATGCTTTTAAAGTTGAGAATTTATTTTTACAGTTAGAGTACAACCGTGCTCGTCCGTACACATTTGCACATAGATCACCAATTTTAAATTACGGAAACTATAGTCAGCCTCTTGGGCATTTATGGGGTGCTAACTTTTGGGAGGCAATTGCAATTGCAAGATATAAAAAAGACAGATGGAGTGGTAGTGCTAAAATTATTGTAGGTAAAAAAGGGTTTGATTTAGAAGATCAGGCAATAAGTTATGGTGGAGATATTTATCAATCTTATGTAAATCGTGTAGGAGATACAGGTATAGAAATTGGGCAAGGTAATACTGCTAACATTTTTATTGCAGACGTACAAGGTAATTATTTAATTAATCCTTCTAATAATACAAGTCTATTTGCTAGTTTATCTTATAGAAATTTCTCTTCAGACACGGCTTTAACTAGTTTTCCTTCAGGTGGAAATGTTTGGTTTTCAGTAGGAGTAAGAGCAGATTTATTTAATTGGTATTTCGACTTTTAA
- the cyoE gene encoding heme o synthase — translation MKSTVITDNKTSMQAIISDFKQLTKVGLSLSVVFSSVAGYLLAVEVVDYSILILLAIGGFFMVGASNAFNQIIEKDTDLIMKRTQNRPLPTGRMSVNVALSIAILFTILGLSILYSINAKTALFGAISIFLYTSVYTPLKAVTPLSVFVGAIPGAIPFMLGWVAATNQFGMEAGFLFMIQFFWQFPHFWAIGWLQHEEYQKAGFNMLPMGEKNKGAVNQIIFYTVIMILVSISPVLKLSGAFYIYPATAVIVALLGIYMLYFGIKLHKSQDNVDARKLMLSSVLYITVVQIVYVVDKFLH, via the coding sequence ATGAAATCAACAGTAATTACAGACAATAAAACATCTATGCAAGCTATAATTTCTGACTTTAAGCAACTTACAAAAGTTGGTTTGTCTCTAAGTGTTGTGTTTTCTTCTGTTGCTGGTTATTTGTTGGCGGTAGAAGTTGTAGATTATTCTATACTTATTTTGTTAGCAATAGGGGGTTTTTTTATGGTTGGTGCTTCTAATGCATTTAATCAAATTATAGAAAAAGACACAGATCTTATCATGAAACGTACACAAAATAGACCTTTACCAACAGGTAGAATGTCTGTTAACGTTGCGCTTAGTATTGCAATTTTGTTTACCATTTTAGGGTTGTCTATATTATATAGTATAAATGCTAAAACAGCTTTGTTTGGTGCTATTTCTATATTTTTATATACAAGTGTATACACGCCGTTAAAAGCAGTAACACCTTTATCTGTTTTTGTTGGTGCAATTCCAGGGGCCATACCTTTTATGTTAGGTTGGGTTGCAGCTACCAATCAGTTTGGTATGGAAGCAGGTTTTTTATTTATGATTCAGTTTTTTTGGCAATTCCCGCATTTTTGGGCAATTGGTTGGTTACAACATGAAGAATATCAGAAAGCAGGTTTTAATATGCTTCCTATGGGAGAAAAAAATAAAGGAGCTGTAAATCAGATTATTTTTTATACGGTAATTATGATATTAGTATCAATTTCGCCGGTTTTAAAACTATCCGGAGCATTTTATATTTATCCTGCAACAGCAGTTATTGTTGCTTTATTAGGAATATATATGTTATACTTTGGTATTAAATTGCATAAAAGTCAAGACAATGTTGATGCAAGAAAGCTAATGTTATCTAGCGTTTTGTATATTACAGTAGTACAAATTGTATATGTAGTCGATAAATTTTTACATTAA
- a CDS encoding cytochrome c oxidase subunit 3 translates to MIVEQTLEQELKVAKRKSAKPMLWISMISMVMFFAGLTSAYVISMERDDWVSFDLPLAFYISTVLIVASSITLFLSGKFLKAGKRQLSLGFVVATLLLGIGFVWQQYVGFNELKSVGLFFTGPESTVSSSFIIGITFMHVLHLLAGLIVLLVVIYNHFKYRYKSDNMLGFELGAIFWHFVDILWIYLFFFFYFIR, encoded by the coding sequence ATGATAGTAGAACAAACATTAGAACAAGAATTAAAGGTTGCTAAAAGAAAATCTGCAAAACCTATGTTATGGATTTCCATGATAAGCATGGTAATGTTTTTTGCAGGACTTACAAGTGCATACGTTATAAGTATGGAAAGAGACGATTGGGTTTCTTTTGATTTACCTCTGGCGTTTTATATTAGCACCGTTTTAATTGTTGCTAGTAGTATTACGCTCTTTCTTTCGGGGAAATTCTTAAAAGCAGGTAAAAGACAACTCTCTTTAGGGTTTGTTGTTGCCACATTATTATTAGGTATAGGATTTGTATGGCAACAATATGTTGGCTTTAATGAATTAAAGAGTGTAGGCCTATTTTTTACAGGTCCAGAAAGTACGGTATCATCATCTTTTATTATAGGAATCACTTTTATGCACGTTTTACACCTGTTAGCAGGTCTTATAGTGCTATTAGTTGTTATTTATAATCATTTTAAATACAGGTATAAATCAGACAATATGCTTGGGTTTGAACTCGGTGCAATCTTTTGGCACTTTGTAGATATACTATGGATTTACCTATTTTTCTTTTTCTATTTTATTAGGTGA
- a CDS encoding cytochrome c oxidase subunit 3 gives MEANIAIPSDSKETWNGGGIKPFGASYGKMMMWFFIVSDALTFSGFLAAYGLTRFKFIDSWPIADEVFTHFPGLHGVHAPMYYVALMTFILIISSVTMVLAVDAGHQMKQKRVAWYMFATIIFGIIFVGSQAWEWKNFISGSYGAVKTTDGRILQFVKDGHQIALSDFVVGERTDGRVQQTRENGLWFEKEAAIPTYSIAQIQNSFKANPDIQIRSELIDPATKQKIILSREDGLAQLAKTKLVVEGANLEVNEYGNTIFADFFFFITGFHGFHVFSGIIINIIIFFNVILGTYERRGHYEMVEKVGLYWHFVDLVWVFVFTFFYLV, from the coding sequence ATGGAAGCAAATATTGCTATACCTTCTGATAGTAAAGAAACTTGGAACGGTGGTGGAATAAAACCATTTGGAGCAAGTTATGGTAAAATGATGATGTGGTTTTTTATCGTTTCTGATGCATTAACCTTTTCGGGGTTTTTAGCAGCTTACGGTTTAACTCGATTTAAATTTATTGACTCTTGGCCTATCGCCGATGAGGTCTTTACTCACTTTCCAGGATTACATGGTGTACACGCACCAATGTATTACGTTGCATTAATGACATTTATTTTAATTATTTCTTCTGTAACAATGGTTCTTGCTGTTGATGCAGGTCATCAAATGAAACAAAAAAGAGTAGCTTGGTATATGTTTGCTACTATTATTTTTGGAATCATCTTTGTTGGTTCTCAAGCTTGGGAGTGGAAAAACTTTATTTCTGGATCTTACGGAGCAGTAAAAACAACGGATGGTAGAATTTTACAATTTGTAAAAGACGGGCATCAAATTGCATTATCAGATTTTGTTGTTGGAGAAAGAACAGATGGAAGAGTGCAACAAACTAGAGAAAACGGATTATGGTTTGAAAAAGAAGCTGCAATTCCTACATATTCAATTGCTCAAATTCAAAATTCTTTTAAAGCGAATCCAGACATACAAATTCGTTCTGAATTAATTGATCCTGCAACAAAACAAAAAATAATTCTTTCTAGAGAAGATGGTTTGGCACAATTAGCCAAAACAAAATTGGTAGTAGAAGGAGCTAACTTAGAGGTAAACGAATACGGAAACACCATTTTTGCTGATTTCTTTTTCTTTATTACTGGTTTTCATGGTTTTCACGTATTTTCTGGAATCATTATTAACATCATTATTTTCTTTAATGTTATTCTAGGTACTTACGAGCGTAGAGGACATTATGAAATGGTAGAGAAGGTAGGGTTATATTGGCACTTTGTAGATTTAGTTTGGGTATTTGTATTCACATTCTTCTACTTAGTATAA
- a CDS encoding cytochrome C oxidase subunit IV family protein, with protein sequence MAHAHESNTKRIWVVLVLLTVITTVEVAFGIIKPDSLHLTSFLGTSPLNWMFIILTLVKAYYIAWAFMHLEGEKKWFRRSIVWTAVFLICYLITLLLIEGGYLYETLGPLVKW encoded by the coding sequence ATGGCACACGCACACGAATCAAACACAAAGAGAATTTGGGTAGTTTTAGTACTATTAACAGTAATAACAACTGTAGAAGTTGCATTTGGTATTATTAAACCAGACTCTTTACATCTTACAAGTTTTTTAGGTACAAGTCCTTTAAACTGGATGTTTATCATTTTAACATTAGTAAAAGCGTATTATATTGCTTGGGCATTTATGCACTTAGAAGGTGAAAAAAAATGGTTTAGACGTTCTATAGTTTGGACCGCAGTTTTTCTAATTTGTTATTTAATAACACTGCTCTTAATAGAAGGGGGTTATTTATATGAAACATTAGGACCACTTGTAAAATGGTAA
- a CDS encoding SCO family protein, whose product MNKKYSYIGISFIILLFGIYVVRNIERRVNDNDLVQDSKLNKVGKKSNKKSGLYTFNKVPDFEFSDQNGKIITNKDYKGKVYVVEFFFSTCPTICPLMNKKMVTIQDEFSTNSNFGIASFSITPEIDSQEVLKEYAINNQITHKNWHLLTGQSQEIVYDLANKGFKLYAGKGDEDHGGFEHSGLFALVDKEGNIRSRKDEYGNPIMYYRALKEQGFSDQVEELKEDIKILLNE is encoded by the coding sequence ATGAACAAAAAGTATTCTTACATAGGGATTTCATTTATTATCCTATTATTCGGAATTTATGTTGTTAGAAACATAGAAAGAAGAGTAAATGACAATGATCTTGTTCAGGATAGTAAATTGAATAAAGTTGGCAAAAAATCAAACAAAAAAAGTGGTTTATATACATTTAATAAAGTTCCCGATTTTGAGTTTTCAGATCAAAACGGAAAAATAATCACTAATAAAGATTACAAAGGAAAAGTATATGTGGTGGAGTTTTTCTTTTCTACTTGTCCAACTATTTGTCCATTAATGAATAAAAAGATGGTTACTATTCAGGATGAATTCTCAACAAACTCTAACTTTGGTATTGCTTCTTTTTCTATCACTCCAGAGATCGATAGTCAAGAAGTTTTAAAAGAATATGCTATCAATAATCAAATAACACATAAGAATTGGCATTTGTTAACAGGGCAAAGTCAAGAAATTGTTTATGATTTAGCTAATAAAGGTTTTAAGTTATATGCAGGAAAAGGAGATGAAGATCATGGTGGTTTTGAGCATTCTGGTTTATTTGCTTTAGTAGATAAAGAAGGAAACATTAGATCTAGAAAAGATGAATATGGAAACCCTATTATGTATTACAGAGCCTTAAAAGAACAAGGCTTTTCTGACCAAGTAGAGGAGTTAAAAGAAGATATTAAAATTTTGTTGAATGAGTAA